Proteins from a single region of Candidatus Auribacterota bacterium:
- a CDS encoding NUDIX hydrolase: MKQKRIYSGKLIQLSLKRKRLPGGYVADLEVVRHPGAVLIVPLLRKSRVILIRQYRPVIDAYIWELPAGTLKRNETPLRCAKRELVEEIGYTAKVWKRIGYIYPAPGYTTERIHLFTAEGLERVRSRRDQDEIITPRVFSRKDIARLLARRRIVDAKTICALVMSRVV; this comes from the coding sequence GTGAAACAAAAAAGAATTTACAGCGGCAAGCTTATCCAGCTCTCCCTCAAGAGAAAAAGGCTCCCGGGCGGATATGTCGCGGATCTGGAAGTCGTGCGCCATCCGGGGGCCGTGCTGATCGTGCCGCTCCTCCGCAAAAGCAGGGTCATCCTCATACGGCAGTACCGTCCGGTCATCGACGCGTACATATGGGAGCTGCCCGCCGGCACGCTCAAGAGGAATGAAACGCCGCTCCGCTGCGCCAAGCGTGAGCTGGTGGAGGAGATCGGTTACACGGCGAAGGTATGGAAGAGGATCGGATATATCTATCCCGCCCCTGGCTACACCACTGAGAGAATCCACCTCTTCACGGCCGAGGGGTTGGAACGAGTCAGATCTCGAAGGGATCAGGATGAGATAATAACGCCGCGGGTGTTCTCAAGGAAAGATATTGCGAGGCTCCTGGCCAGGAGGAGAATCGTTGACGCGAAAACAATCTGCGCCCTCGTAATGTCCCGCGTGGTCTAA